From Halapricum desulfuricans, a single genomic window includes:
- the nreA gene encoding DNA repair protein NreA, with the protein MQLDDFIEDFQRDEAAEKRRLAEEKSYEITDYLDEVEREFEQAVSGDSLFGATAPEIFVGRSSYPNVSTGVLSPVTDGDAADFATSGEWYRQGLGVSDVLQRRTGLLNSTRSANVDVRDVWDGFVGVQREVAIADHPVDVEVGLDSEPDIDLSLDDVGAPTGPRASAESADLAENPHVPRPVEKTLEDDDWQAEGAMAYLYRRGFDVYDINTILSAGALGRGRDRRLVPTRWSITAVDDTVGQYLRGGIRNASTISETEVHYNEYMGNRYWVVLTPGQWEFELVEMKAPDSVWNPAGEAYYLASAHEGYEGRTGYVEETAGAYYASRLGVLEHLHDRGRQAKCLVLREVTDEYWAPVGVWQVREGVRNAFEGQHGESETFREAITGVTEQLPVSLGALRRKSELVAGLQAKLSDF; encoded by the coding sequence ATGCAACTAGACGACTTCATCGAGGACTTCCAGCGCGACGAGGCCGCCGAGAAGCGACGCCTCGCCGAGGAGAAGTCCTACGAGATCACCGACTACCTCGATGAGGTCGAACGGGAGTTCGAACAGGCCGTCTCCGGGGATTCGTTGTTCGGTGCGACGGCCCCGGAGATCTTCGTCGGTCGCTCGTCGTACCCCAACGTCTCGACGGGCGTGCTCTCACCCGTCACGGACGGCGACGCCGCCGACTTTGCCACCTCCGGGGAGTGGTACCGGCAGGGCCTGGGCGTCTCCGACGTGCTCCAGCGTCGGACCGGCCTGCTGAACTCGACCCGGTCGGCAAACGTCGACGTGCGGGACGTCTGGGACGGGTTCGTCGGCGTCCAGCGGGAAGTCGCCATCGCCGATCACCCCGTCGACGTCGAGGTCGGACTGGACAGCGAACCGGACATCGACCTCTCGCTTGACGACGTGGGCGCACCGACCGGGCCGCGAGCCAGCGCCGAGTCGGCGGACCTGGCCGAGAATCCCCACGTCCCCCGGCCGGTCGAGAAGACGCTGGAGGACGACGACTGGCAGGCCGAGGGCGCGATGGCCTATCTCTACCGGCGGGGGTTCGACGTCTACGACATCAACACGATCCTCTCGGCGGGCGCGCTGGGTCGCGGCCGGGACCGACGACTCGTCCCCACGCGGTGGTCGATCACCGCCGTCGACGACACCGTCGGGCAGTACCTGCGGGGCGGCATTCGGAACGCCTCGACCATCAGCGAGACCGAGGTGCACTACAACGAGTACATGGGCAACCGCTACTGGGTCGTCCTGACGCCCGGCCAGTGGGAGTTCGAACTCGTCGAGATGAAAGCCCCCGACAGCGTCTGGAACCCCGCCGGCGAGGCCTACTACCTCGCCAGCGCCCACGAGGGCTACGAGGGCCGCACCGGCTACGTCGAGGAGACCGCCGGCGCGTACTACGCCTCCCGACTGGGCGTGCTCGAGCACCTCCACGATCGGGGCCGCCAGGCGAAGTGTCTCGTCCTCCGGGAGGTGACCGACGAGTACTGGGCACCTGTCGGCGTCTGGCAGGTCAGAGAGGGGGTCCGCAACGCCTTCGAGGGCCAGCACGGGGAAAGCGAGACGTTTCGGGAGGCCATCACGGGTGTGACCGAGCAGTTGCCGGTCTCGCTGGGTGCGCTCCGGCGCAAGTCAGAGCTGGTCGCCGGACTGCAGGCGAAACTGAGCGACTTCTAG
- a CDS encoding HTH domain-containing protein: MTENRQNSLELYVRSLAPRTAIRPHIERIQTLETLAADGFVSEYTIHVVGDGIIHEGDYDGVPIAQHLTQRLAEIEAWAEENDASIPGIRTTTVSETRFNDMEYTVTMVPHKMVLEYTGGQLRFCSPAVTDGELFSVDEHLADIRTSAGHSDRSRVEQNL, translated from the coding sequence ATGACAGAAAACCGACAAAATTCGCTCGAACTCTACGTTCGGTCGCTGGCTCCGCGGACTGCGATCAGGCCACATATCGAACGAATACAGACCCTCGAGACGCTGGCTGCGGACGGTTTCGTTTCCGAGTACACGATCCACGTCGTCGGGGACGGGATCATTCACGAGGGCGACTACGACGGAGTCCCGATCGCCCAACACCTCACCCAGCGCCTCGCTGAAATCGAAGCGTGGGCCGAGGAAAACGACGCCAGTATCCCCGGAATCAGAACGACGACCGTCTCGGAAACTCGTTTCAACGACATGGAGTACACCGTGACGATGGTCCCCCACAAGATGGTTCTCGAATACACGGGCGGGCAACTCCGGTTTTGCTCACCGGCAGTCACCGACGGGGAACTGTTCAGTGTCGACGAACACCTCGCTGACATTCGCACCTCGGCAGGACATTCGGACAGATCGAGGGTGGAGCAAAACCTGTAG
- a CDS encoding winged helix-turn-helix domain-containing protein: MSDEWDEIGFVISSDYRVTALKRLAEGPATPSQIADEADIGIAHVSRALKGLRDRGLVELLVPEERKKGRVYGITTDGNDIWQQIESQNLID, encoded by the coding sequence ATGTCGGATGAATGGGATGAAATCGGATTCGTGATCAGCTCCGATTACCGGGTCACTGCGCTGAAACGCCTCGCTGAGGGACCGGCCACGCCATCACAGATTGCCGACGAAGCCGATATCGGTATCGCCCACGTCTCCCGGGCACTCAAGGGACTGCGCGATCGGGGGCTCGTCGAACTCCTGGTGCCGGAAGAGCGCAAGAAAGGACGCGTCTACGGGATCACCACCGACGGAAACGACATCTGGCAACAGATCGAATCGCAGAATCTGATCGATTGA
- a CDS encoding DUF354 domain-containing protein has product MHYLFFTNTPAHVHMYKHVIRKLQQRGHRTSILARDYGCTLALLDWEGLDYTVYGSCGTDRRSLFKQLPGHYYHITRTVRRLDPDLIFGMGAYGAHAGLLSRTPSVLVLDSEPTSLDHAISTPFARVILTPSAFRKDLGESHYTFEGFKESAYLHPSVFEPDPTIRDDLGVGPDEQYVILRLNAFGSHHDVGKAGLTPEVRGPLIERLAEHATVFVSDEDDSLDFSTVSARPFDLHPAKLHDALAEASVLVADTQTMVTEAALLGTPAIRSNSFVGEDDMGNFLELERAGLIVNLRDATEIVDKAISLLTDDETESTWRQRRDAYVKDMVNLSDILVEVAESSEAIESVSHLRPARLRAEQTRGGKNVG; this is encoded by the coding sequence ATGCATTATCTGTTCTTCACGAACACGCCTGCCCACGTCCACATGTACAAACATGTGATCAGGAAGTTACAACAGCGCGGTCATCGGACGTCCATTCTGGCACGAGATTACGGGTGTACGCTCGCATTGCTCGACTGGGAGGGACTGGACTACACGGTCTACGGGAGTTGTGGTACCGACCGGCGGTCGCTGTTCAAGCAGTTGCCCGGTCACTACTACCACATCACTCGAACGGTCCGCCGACTCGACCCGGACCTCATCTTCGGGATGGGGGCGTACGGGGCCCACGCGGGGCTGCTCTCGCGAACGCCTTCGGTACTCGTTCTCGACTCCGAACCCACGTCGCTCGATCACGCGATATCGACGCCGTTTGCACGCGTGATCCTGACGCCGTCGGCCTTCCGGAAAGACCTGGGGGAGTCCCACTACACCTTCGAGGGGTTCAAGGAATCGGCGTATCTCCACCCGTCGGTGTTCGAGCCCGATCCGACGATCCGGGACGATCTCGGTGTCGGGCCCGACGAGCAGTACGTCATCCTCCGGCTGAACGCCTTCGGCTCCCACCACGACGTCGGTAAGGCTGGCCTCACGCCGGAGGTACGAGGGCCACTGATCGAGCGCCTGGCAGAGCACGCAACGGTCTTCGTCTCCGACGAGGACGACTCGCTCGACTTCTCGACGGTCTCGGCCCGCCCGTTCGATCTCCACCCGGCGAAGCTGCACGACGCACTGGCCGAAGCAAGCGTGCTCGTCGCGGACACACAGACGATGGTCACGGAAGCCGCACTGCTGGGGACGCCCGCCATCAGATCGAACTCCTTCGTCGGGGAGGACGACATGGGCAACTTCCTGGAACTGGAGCGGGCCGGGCTGATCGTCAACCTCCGGGACGCGACCGAAATCGTCGACAAGGCGATCTCACTGCTCACCGACGACGAGACCGAATCGACGTGGCGACAGCGACGGGACGCGTACGTCAAAGACATGGTCAACCTCTCGGATATCCTCGTGGAGGTCGCCGAATCCTCCGAGGCTATCGAATCCGTGTCACACCTTCGACCAGCACGTCTACGGGCAGAGCAGACACGCGGGGGCAAAAATGTCGGATGA
- a CDS encoding metal-dependent hydrolase gives MADGDRHLQDELLCLSAPSPEAAFGPAVPGQVHLMWPWEHLALAYLFGSAVHRVAAGRGPTTAAVGAIAVASQLPDLIDKPLAWTFGVLPSGLSLGHSLLFAVPLSALVILLARTDGRTTLGIVFALAYGSHLLGDATYSLLTSGELATGFLLWPLIPASSEAGIGLLSQAGVFFDAFVEFLGTPRGRLYLLFEATLLGGVTLLWHLDRRPGLSWFRRRLRVSTE, from the coding sequence ATGGCAGACGGAGACAGGCACTTGCAGGATGAACTACTTTGTCTGTCAGCACCGTCGCCCGAAGCGGCGTTCGGTCCCGCTGTCCCCGGACAGGTGCACCTGATGTGGCCCTGGGAACATCTCGCGCTGGCGTACCTGTTCGGGTCGGCCGTCCACAGAGTCGCGGCCGGTCGTGGTCCGACCACTGCAGCGGTCGGTGCGATCGCGGTCGCCTCCCAGCTGCCCGATCTGATCGACAAGCCGCTGGCCTGGACGTTCGGGGTGCTTCCCAGCGGGCTCTCGCTGGGCCACTCCCTGCTGTTTGCGGTCCCGCTGTCAGCACTCGTGATCCTGCTCGCCCGCACCGACGGGAGAACGACCCTGGGTATCGTGTTCGCACTCGCCTACGGCTCACACCTGCTAGGGGACGCCACGTACTCGCTTTTGACCAGCGGTGAACTCGCGACCGGGTTCCTCCTGTGGCCGCTGATCCCGGCCTCGTCCGAGGCTGGCATCGGACTCCTGTCCCAGGCAGGGGTGTTCTTCGATGCGTTCGTCGAGTTCCTGGGAACGCCACGGGGGCGCCTGTATCTCCTCTTCGAGGCGACGCTACTGGGTGGTGTCACCCTGCTCTGGCATCTCGACAGGCGGCCTGGGCTGTCGTGGTTCAGACGACGGCTTCGTGTGTCGACGGAGTGA
- a CDS encoding HalOD1 output domain-containing protein translates to MQSNTRGESWTVLTHWDRQEDIVLALDRAFDELDGVEDDVVIFDYIEPEAINALFGGPSSDRGANELHFTCQQHEIRISDDGTIGARADSEYRIS, encoded by the coding sequence GTGCAATCTAACACTCGTGGCGAGTCGTGGACGGTTCTCACTCACTGGGACCGGCAGGAAGACATCGTACTCGCGCTAGACCGTGCGTTCGACGAACTCGACGGTGTCGAGGACGATGTCGTTATTTTCGACTATATCGAACCCGAGGCGATCAACGCACTCTTCGGAGGGCCTTCATCCGATCGCGGGGCGAACGAGCTCCACTTTACCTGCCAGCAGCACGAGATCCGGATCAGTGACGACGGGACCATCGGAGCCAGAGCCGACTCGGAGTATCGCATCTCCTGA
- a CDS encoding glycosyltransferase family 4 protein: protein MSRYIAEQQRHLDTVTTTVYETGPASAATTRALLVGALLSIWRMVQFPLERRPDVIHVHSSFHHSFYRNSFYVLFGRYVWGCPVVLHVHGSSFDTFLQPDSRVVSWFQSAVLNATTRVVVLSSYWQSVLAAVVPEDRIVVVPNAVPAGGYDPEYPEIPHVVFLSNLIERKGITEFVAAVEAASDDPDVAPFRVSIAGSGPLADRVERLAAEHDHVTYLGYVDEAEKRALLSSGTIYALPTRAEGLPIAILEAMAAGMAIVSTPVGSIPEVVGEDNGLLVQPGDADALTEALVELLADPDRVDQMGRTNRAVAIADYSWEAAADRLTELYATVDDATTARATPVTAS, encoded by the coding sequence GTGTCCCGTTACATAGCCGAGCAACAGCGACATCTCGATACCGTCACGACGACCGTATACGAGACTGGACCTGCCAGCGCCGCCACGACACGGGCCCTGCTCGTCGGAGCCCTCCTGTCGATCTGGCGGATGGTGCAGTTCCCGCTGGAGCGACGGCCCGACGTCATACACGTCCACTCGTCGTTTCATCACTCCTTCTATAGGAACTCGTTCTACGTCCTCTTCGGGCGGTACGTCTGGGGCTGTCCCGTCGTCCTCCACGTCCACGGGTCCTCGTTCGATACGTTCCTGCAACCGGACTCGCGGGTCGTGTCGTGGTTCCAGTCGGCCGTTCTCAACGCGACCACGCGGGTCGTGGTCCTCTCGTCGTACTGGCAGTCGGTGCTCGCAGCGGTCGTCCCCGAGGACCGGATCGTCGTCGTCCCGAACGCCGTTCCGGCCGGGGGATACGACCCCGAATACCCGGAGATACCCCACGTCGTCTTCCTTTCGAACCTCATCGAGCGCAAGGGCATCACCGAGTTCGTGGCCGCCGTCGAAGCCGCGAGCGACGACCCCGACGTGGCGCCCTTCCGAGTCTCGATCGCGGGGAGCGGACCACTCGCCGACCGCGTGGAGCGGCTTGCCGCCGAGCACGACCACGTGACCTATCTCGGCTACGTCGACGAGGCCGAGAAACGGGCGTTGCTCTCCTCGGGGACGATCTACGCGTTGCCGACGCGGGCCGAAGGCCTCCCGATCGCGATTCTGGAGGCGATGGCGGCGGGCATGGCGATCGTCTCCACGCCGGTCGGTTCGATCCCGGAGGTCGTCGGTGAGGACAATGGTCTCCTGGTCCAGCCCGGCGACGCCGACGCGCTCACCGAGGCCCTCGTGGAGTTGCTGGCCGATCCGGACCGTGTCGATCAGATGGGCCGGACCAACCGAGCGGTCGCCATCGCTGACTACTCCTGGGAGGCCGCTGCCGACCGGCTCACAGAGCTGTACGCGACGGTGGACGACGCCACGACGGCACGCGCCACCCCGGTCACTGCGTCGTGA
- a CDS encoding flippase, with amino-acid sequence MNSEQGDLGKILSSAVFVFIATMVSSAAKLLERVVIGRLLTPGGYGEFSVALAVFTLGATLGAAGYTQGIPRFMARFDDLEDVRGAWLTGLLFTTGLSVLIAIVLILAAPIIVPQLFESNEATTLFVIFVIAIPVYVVYTIGVAAIRGQENTMYKVLTSNVFYPGFRLALVSVLLASGVGIVATGFSYLFTLSITVVLTYALLNRLFPIRGAFRLHTREMTTFSAPLIVSTIVGTLLTRTDTLMLGYFRSSAEVGIYNAAYPLAGVLTIAGGAVGYMYLPVASRLDSDSHNSVEHVYEITTKWVFVLLVPLFVTLLVFPDRIISIVFGSQYAAGGSALAIVAIGFFTNAAVGRNKETLSALGETSVILVSNAVAFVVNVLLNLFLIPRYGFMGAAVASAGSYILLNATVYVFLRYRFGITPFTRRSRRAFIAIPVVLVPLGFGVRQLVPVTLPMIMLFTVSFALLAVVIALAVRSLEPDDILLVELVENHTNMRLGFIRKYIPEQ; translated from the coding sequence ATGAATTCAGAACAGGGCGACCTCGGGAAGATACTGTCCAGTGCCGTCTTCGTGTTTATCGCCACCATGGTGAGCTCGGCGGCGAAGCTACTGGAACGGGTCGTCATCGGCCGACTGTTGACCCCTGGCGGCTACGGTGAATTCAGCGTTGCGCTCGCCGTGTTCACGCTCGGAGCGACGCTCGGAGCTGCCGGGTACACCCAGGGGATCCCGCGTTTCATGGCCCGGTTCGACGACCTCGAAGACGTCCGGGGCGCGTGGCTCACGGGCCTGTTGTTCACCACCGGGCTGTCCGTCTTGATCGCTATCGTACTCATACTTGCTGCACCGATTATCGTCCCACAGCTGTTCGAGTCGAACGAAGCGACCACTCTGTTTGTCATCTTCGTGATCGCCATCCCGGTTTATGTGGTCTACACTATCGGGGTCGCTGCGATACGAGGACAAGAGAACACGATGTACAAGGTCCTGACGTCGAACGTGTTCTATCCCGGGTTCCGCCTGGCGCTGGTCAGTGTCCTCCTGGCATCCGGTGTGGGGATCGTCGCGACCGGGTTCAGTTACCTCTTCACCCTCTCGATCACCGTGGTTCTCACGTACGCTCTCCTCAATCGACTGTTTCCCATTCGCGGAGCGTTTCGACTGCACACACGCGAGATGACGACGTTTTCGGCCCCCTTGATCGTCTCGACGATCGTGGGGACACTCCTGACACGGACGGACACACTGATGCTGGGGTACTTCCGCTCGTCCGCCGAAGTCGGCATCTACAACGCCGCGTATCCGCTCGCCGGCGTGCTGACGATCGCTGGCGGGGCGGTCGGCTACATGTATCTCCCGGTTGCATCTCGGCTCGATAGTGACAGCCACAACTCCGTCGAACACGTGTACGAGATCACGACAAAGTGGGTATTCGTTCTCCTCGTGCCGCTATTTGTGACCCTGTTAGTGTTTCCTGACCGGATTATTTCGATCGTCTTCGGGAGCCAGTACGCCGCGGGTGGCAGTGCACTGGCTATCGTGGCGATCGGGTTCTTTACGAACGCGGCAGTGGGACGCAACAAAGAGACGTTGTCGGCGCTCGGGGAGACAAGCGTCATCCTCGTCTCCAACGCCGTCGCGTTCGTCGTCAATGTCCTGCTGAACCTCTTTTTGATCCCGCGGTACGGATTTATGGGTGCCGCCGTGGCTTCAGCGGGTTCTTACATCCTACTGAACGCCACCGTCTACGTCTTCCTTCGGTATCGGTTCGGTATCACGCCGTTCACTCGCCGATCCCGGCGAGCATTTATCGCGATACCGGTCGTGCTCGTTCCACTGGGCTTCGGCGTCCGACAGTTGGTCCCGGTCACGCTCCCGATGATCATGCTCTTCACCGTCTCGTTTGCGCTGCTGGCCGTCGTGATCGCCCTGGCCGTCAGGAGCCTCGAACCGGACGACATACTGCTCGTCGAACTCGTCGAGAACCACACGAACATGCGACTGGGCTTCATCCGCAAATACATCCCCGAACAGTGA
- a CDS encoding DUF1616 domain-containing protein, producing MVTTENTTRGIGGITAAIPTDLVGIAILLIVFDGLVFGYPAAVPPLRAVVGLAVVLFVPGYLFLAVLFPRRQSTVDGTGPVESATPAVQRLAHGGRPSWSERFVLSFGLSVAIVPILGLLVTPFTGSLSPQSVFHGLNAFVFVGTVAAVARRSVLPANERLQLPSRSVRDSLGTMFGRDQSGLLSVVFVLAVVVALASIGFAVTFPASGEAYTSTTLLTENGEGELVASGYPSTLDAGASEQLTLRVENHEGVETTYTAIVSLQRVDASGAVGETERILEEQETVQPGQTWTEPHTIAPTMIGEDLRLQYLIYRGEPPQDVNEETAYRTLSLWVTVGSSE from the coding sequence ATGGTGACTACGGAAAACACGACGAGGGGGATCGGCGGGATCACTGCTGCGATTCCCACCGATCTCGTCGGTATCGCCATCCTGCTCATCGTCTTCGACGGTCTCGTGTTCGGTTACCCGGCTGCCGTTCCGCCGTTGCGTGCGGTGGTCGGTCTGGCAGTCGTGTTGTTCGTCCCCGGTTATCTGTTTCTGGCCGTCCTCTTTCCGCGCCGACAGTCGACCGTCGATGGGACCGGTCCGGTCGAGTCGGCCACGCCAGCGGTCCAAAGGCTCGCACACGGCGGCCGTCCGTCCTGGAGCGAGCGCTTCGTGTTGTCGTTCGGTCTCAGCGTCGCGATCGTTCCGATACTGGGTCTTCTCGTCACGCCGTTCACCGGCTCGCTCTCACCGCAGTCGGTGTTTCACGGGCTGAACGCGTTTGTTTTCGTCGGGACCGTTGCCGCGGTCGCTCGGCGGAGCGTCCTCCCCGCCAACGAGCGACTGCAGCTCCCGTCCCGCTCGGTGCGCGACTCGCTGGGAACGATGTTCGGCCGGGACCAAAGCGGTTTGCTTTCAGTCGTATTCGTCCTGGCCGTCGTCGTGGCGCTCGCTTCGATCGGGTTCGCCGTTACGTTCCCTGCGAGTGGTGAAGCGTACACCAGTACGACGCTCCTCACCGAAAACGGCGAGGGGGAGCTCGTCGCATCCGGATATCCCTCGACACTCGATGCCGGAGCGAGCGAGCAGTTGACGCTCCGTGTCGAAAACCACGAAGGCGTCGAAACGACGTACACCGCTATCGTATCGCTCCAGCGCGTGGACGCGTCGGGGGCCGTCGGCGAGACGGAGCGGATCCTGGAAGAGCAGGAAACCGTCCAGCCCGGGCAGACCTGGACTGAACCCCACACGATCGCGCCGACGATGATCGGCGAGGACCTCCGTCTGCAGTATCTCATCTATCGGGGCGAGCCACCGCAGGACGTCAACGAGGAGACCGCGTACCGCACGCTCTCACTCTGGGTCACTGTCGGCTCGAGCGAGTGA
- a CDS encoding sulfatase — MSQRDILWITLESIRFDHTSLASHDRETTPNLSALASEGQSFDQCFSHDIWTRSSSASILTGQAPSAHRTWSTDAKLPDEITTIPEAFGSAGYRTACISPNGQLSASTGLDRGFDDFHYLVKSSLLSEAGPTSVAKWLLNFRRHSGGLTTDGNQHCVGYLGNEIAKKHIRNAGADDEPLFLYIHHGDSHHAYVPPVTWRDRFVDDLPVTVDEAVDIALDMSSNLHRYIAQDDPFTDEEWQALRVMYDSAIAYVDSLAGELIDYAQANLSDPIVVVTADHGELFDEHGLLAHMLTTHSAVSRVPLVVSGLDGLPNGGLVQHADVMQILCSELDVDHPVPVGQDVRDRRRDVAVTQRGGVRARGKLEAISAYNERFPVGDFPAGDLTTLRTQGYRYDTAGSYSRLFERPSEDVDQRDGNQDTVDRFRNRAEEWLERFGQPIGETRTAQFNAETRKQLDDLGYL; from the coding sequence ATGTCCCAAAGAGATATCCTGTGGATAACCCTAGAGAGTATCCGCTTCGATCACACGTCGCTTGCGAGTCACGACCGAGAGACGACTCCGAACCTCTCGGCCCTCGCTTCCGAAGGCCAGTCGTTCGACCAGTGTTTCTCACACGACATCTGGACGCGTTCCTCGAGTGCGAGTATCCTGACTGGGCAGGCTCCGTCGGCCCACCGGACGTGGTCAACTGACGCGAAACTCCCCGATGAGATCACGACGATCCCTGAGGCATTCGGGAGCGCGGGATATCGAACCGCCTGCATCTCACCGAACGGACAGCTGAGTGCGAGCACCGGTCTCGATCGCGGGTTCGACGACTTCCACTACCTCGTCAAATCGAGTCTGCTCTCCGAAGCCGGACCGACATCCGTCGCGAAGTGGCTACTGAACTTCCGACGTCACTCCGGCGGCTTGACGACCGATGGCAACCAGCACTGTGTCGGATATCTCGGCAACGAGATCGCAAAGAAACACATCAGAAACGCCGGAGCCGACGACGAACCGCTGTTTCTGTACATTCACCACGGCGACTCACACCACGCGTACGTCCCTCCGGTGACGTGGCGCGACCGGTTCGTCGACGACCTCCCAGTGACCGTCGACGAAGCCGTCGACATCGCACTCGACATGTCCAGTAACCTTCATCGATATATCGCGCAGGACGACCCCTTCACCGACGAGGAATGGCAGGCACTGCGTGTCATGTACGACTCGGCGATCGCGTACGTCGATTCACTCGCCGGCGAACTGATAGACTACGCGCAAGCGAACCTATCGGATCCGATCGTCGTGGTCACGGCGGATCACGGCGAGCTGTTTGACGAACACGGGCTGCTCGCACACATGTTGACCACTCACAGCGCTGTGTCACGGGTACCGCTGGTAGTCAGTGGTCTCGACGGGCTACCGAACGGGGGGCTCGTTCAGCACGCGGACGTGATGCAGATACTCTGTTCGGAGCTGGATGTCGACCATCCCGTCCCGGTCGGTCAGGACGTGCGCGATCGACGGCGAGACGTCGCTGTTACACAGCGTGGCGGGGTTCGCGCGAGAGGAAAACTCGAAGCGATCAGCGCCTATAATGAACGGTTCCCAGTCGGGGACTTTCCCGCTGGCGACCTCACCACACTCCGAACGCAGGGATATCGATACGACACGGCAGGGTCGTACTCACGGCTGTTCGAGCGTCCGAGCGAGGACGTCGACCAGCGTGACGGGAACCAGGACACAGTCGACAGATTCCGGAACCGTGCCGAGGAGTGGCTCGAGCGATTCGGCCAGCCGATCGGTGAGACGCGTACCGCCCAGTTCAATGCGGAAACGCGGAAACAACTCGACGACCTTGGATACCTGTAG